TATACGGGCGGGCTTGAAAGCAGTATGAAGCCGCAAAGCTCCGGCAGACCCAGGGCTCTAATCGAGATAAACAGGGAGCCGCTCCTTGGCATGCTTCTCAGGAGGTTGGCAGATAAGGGATTCGACGAGATCATTGTTAATGTACATCATTTTGCCAGGCAAATTTATGAATTTATAAGCCTGAAGGATTTCGGGGATATCCGGATAGAATTGTCCGATGAGACTGACCTGGTGCTGGATTCCGGAGGGGGCCTCAAAAAGGTGGCGAGGTTCTTTGATGATGCCCGGCCTTTCCTGCTATATTACCTTGAGGTACTGAGCGAAACCGACCCGGCCCTGATGTATGAGAATCATTTGCGGTCAGGAGCTCTTGTAACCCTGCTGGTAAGGGAGCGTGAAAGCTCCAGGTACATGCTGTTTGATGATAATATGAGGCTCTGCGGGTGGCAGAACACCGAAACGGGGGAAGAGGTAATATTCGCTGACCACAGGGGAAACCTGAAAAAGTATGCATTCAGCAGGATACAGGTATTAAGTCCGGCAATATTCAACCTGATGCCCTGTAAAGATGTCTTCTCACTGGTCGATATTTACCTGCAACTTGCACGCAGGCACCTTATCAGGGGGTATATCGACAACGAATCGATATGGATGGACCTTGCACGTGCAGAAGGGGTTATCGAGGCAGAGAAGCTGTTCAGGAAGAACTGACCGGGATGATCTCCGTTTTGATAGTTCTGCCGGGGTGACGGTGCAGAGGCATGTCTTCTGCCGGTGTTCGGGACCCGATCTTTCCGGGACTGCACTATGGAATACCCGTGTAGCCGTTATTGATCAACTTTTCAAAAAGTCTGGCTGTTGCCAGGGCGTCACCCATTGCCCTGTGCCGGTTTTCTAGACTGATATCAAGTGCCCGGCAAAGCTTCCC
This genomic stretch from Marinilabiliales bacterium harbors:
- a CDS encoding nucleotidyltransferase family protein; this encodes MKAMIYTGGLESSMKPQSSGRPRALIEINREPLLGMLLRRLADKGFDEIIVNVHHFARQIYEFISLKDFGDIRIELSDETDLVLDSGGGLKKVARFFDDARPFLLYYLEVLSETDPALMYENHLRSGALVTLLVRERESSRYMLFDDNMRLCGWQNTETGEEVIFADHRGNLKKYAFSRIQVLSPAIFNLMPCKDVFSLVDIYLQLARRHLIRGYIDNESIWMDLARAEGVIEAEKLFRKN